AGCCTGCCTCCTGGTCCAGGGATCGGGCTGCCAAACTAGCCAGGTCCTGTATATCAATTTTGGGCATTTTCCCGTTTCGGCTTCGCTGGGTACATTTCAAGTGAATTTGGCACTTTGGACAAGAAGTCACCAGCATCCCAGCTCCGGTAGCCTCTGCCTGGGTAAGGCGCTCATCCTGTATCTGTCGGTTTGTTGTTCCACAATGTACCCAAGAGCTTGCCCCACAACACAGTGCTCTCTCCCGGCTCTGCTCCATTTCCACCAAACTCAGGCCGTCCACTGCGCTTAATATCAGGCGAGGTGAATCAAAAATCCTCAAGCCTCTCCCCAAGGTGCAAGGGTCCTGATAAGTAGCCTTTTCCTGTAGTTTACCAAGATGTAGCTCGCCGCTCTGTAGCAACGGAGCTACAGCCTCTGTCCAATATACCACTTCAGCGACTGTGCTGCCCAGCAATTTTGGATAGTCAACCTTCAACGAATAGTAACATTCAGGGCAGGTGGTGATGATTCTTTTGACGCCGAGGCGGTTAAATTCATCCACATTGGCCTGTGCCAGAGACACAAAGCTTTCTTTATCTCCCTGGAGGAGCAGGTCACGTCCGCAGCAACGCTCGTTAGCCAGAAGATTAAAGGATATTTTAGCGCGGTTAAGCAACCGCAGTGCTGCCTTCACACCCTTCAGCGTATTCACTCCTAGGTCTCTGAACATAATGTCGAAATAGGGCGCGCAGCCCACGAAAAATATGGTGTCATATTGTGCAGATAGCTTGATATCCGGCGTTAGCCAGCCCAGACGTTCCTGGTGCACGTTTTCTCCGTTCATCAGATGCATCATTGACTGTAATGCCCCGCCATGACTGCACTGCGCCTGAGTTCCCTTAATAAGTGCCTCAGTTCTCAAAATACGAATGAACTCCGGAAATTCTACGCGATAATTGCAACGCTCCAGGCACATATAGCAATTAACACAGGACCAGATTGTCTCATCCTGAAAATTCCGGTCTTTCTGCTCCATGTTTCTCTGGACTATAAGTCGTGGGTTGAACTCTGGATTATACCGAGCAACCGGACAGACCACCGTACATTTGCCGCAATCAAGGCAAAGATGTATTCGTGTATCCTTTATTTCCTGCTTGTCTTTAAACATTGCTGCTTGTATATCCTATCATTGAGCCTGCTCTATTTCGGCTATAAAGTTCTTCACCTGTTTCACAAAGCCAGCACCGTCACCTCGGGGTAAACGGGTAAGTTTGAGCTTTTTCAACCCCAAGCCCAACAACCCTAATACTCCGCGCGTCCTTTCATACTCTTTGACATTAAACTTGTCATCCTTCTCGTAGTAACAACCATCCGATTCACATCCTAAGAGCATCACCCCACCCGCTCCCAGCTCAAAAGCCTTAAGGATCAGACCTGAGTGCACACGAGAAAGACAACTCACCCTAACCACCTTTACCAATGGCGGATAGTTAAGACGGCTTTTTGCCGCTGCCTCAATGCAGCTAAGGCCGTCCCAGTTACAAGTAAAAACCACGATGTCGGCGTTGGTTCGGCTCATGTTGCCACACCAACCTTGCTAGATTTTTTCAACTGGGCTTCGAGCGTACTAATTATGCTTAAATCGTTTTGCACAAGCTGAGTTATAGCACCGGTAGGACATGAGGTGATACAAGCTCCGCAACCCAGGCACAGCATCGGGTTAATAACAGCATAAGCAGTGCCTAAGTCACAAATTTTCATCTCTATATAAGGACACACCGCAGCACAATCACCACAGCCACGGCACAGCTGTCTATCGATATCAACCGCAGTAACCCGCGGTCTTAGCATGCCCTGGCTCAAATAACTTGAGACTCTAGCTGCCATTGCCCGTCCCATAATAACCTGTTTCTCAGGTGACTCCAATGCGCTTGACGACACGATAAATATACCGGTGGGGTCTCCGATAGCGAATTCTCGTAAGGTAAAACCTAAAATTACCCTATTGTCCAGGTGAGTATTCCACGCCAGAATACGGCCGACGAGACTTGTCTTGAAAGTGGCATCAGCCTGAGCAAGTATTTTATCCAACGCTCCAGTATCCACTATCACTGCACCGGCTTTGATATTAGCTGTCTCCGATGGGTACTCAAGGATAGCTTCATAGTTTCCGGGCACACCATCAAGCCTTAATGTTCGGGGCCATGTCATGACAGATATGCCCAGTTTTACAAGCTCCTTTAACAGACTAGCTTCTTTTTCGAGGTATTCGTTGGGTTGCTTTCCCTTTTTTCTCTTTAATTCTGACTTGTATATGAGGGCTACCGAATAAGCCTGAGATGCCAGGCCTATTGCGGTTGCCAGACCGGAAAGCCCGGTGCTTATCACCAACGCGCCTTCGGTAATAGGGCGTCCCTTCAGTATCACCGGCAAGGTGTCTTGAGCCCGAACAACCCCTGAGCTGACTATCTCTATAGCCTTATGAGTAGCCTCCGCTGGATTGTCGCTATGCACCCAGGCGCATTGCTCGCGAATATTAACAAATTCCACAACTGTACTGTGATCTGCACCCAAGTATCGGCTCAAATATCCTTGACACCTTACTCGCTGTTCAGTGCAACTGAAGCAGACCTGTTCCAGATTGCAACACCGACAAGCGGCTACGACCAGCCTGCTTAGTTGCTCTTCTGCGGCCAAAGTCTTAATCTCTTGTGCTCCATATTCAGTGCATATCTGAGATAACTCCTGGACACAAGAAACGCCAGGAAGGCGTTGTATTTCACTGACCACCTCAGAAAGGTTAATTATAGAACTGATGCTGCCGCCACAGCGACACAGGACTACACCAGTACGCTCATCGCCAACACCGACCAGCCCCATCGTTTCTGGCTCGAAATTCAAGCGGCCGTCATGATTCCCCTCGGCATCTGCACCAGTTGGGACAGTCTTCTCTCTTAGCTTCAACTCTTGTGCTATATCCAGTGCAATTGCTGAAGCACGACTAAGTTCATCCCATAAATCTCCGTCGCTTTCAGCTTCTACAACGAATATACCTGGGTCGGAAATCTGAAGAGTTCTGCCTTGCCCAGCCTCAGACTGAGACAGGTCAGCCGTGCCACTGTTAGAAATAAAATTAACTACAGCTCCAGCTTCTATTTTCACCGACTCGATAGTATCCTTATGGGAGACTGCACTTACCTGGCATACACGCTCACATTCCAGACAACCACTACAGAAGGCACAGCTAAGACAGCGTTCAGCCTCCAGCTTTGATACCTCCGCAGACAGCCCTCTGTTAGTTTCCTCGAAACTGCCCATCCTATCAGCATGGGGAAGCGTGGGCATCTTAGTACGCTTTTGGGGCGAGACATATCTCTCCTTAATATCGACCTCAACCGGCTCAGGGCTCTCTAGGCTGCGGTCTTTCCTCAGGTCACGTCCGCCGAGATACCTGTCTATTGACTCCGCAGCTCGGAGACCGGCAGCCATAGCTTCAACAACAGTGTTAGGGCCGGTGATACAATCACCACCGGCAAAGATATCAGGTATGTTGGTCTGAAGTGTTAATGGATCCACACTTATAGTTGCATCGTCATTGAGCTTGATATCCTTTAATCTTAGTAGCCCTGTACTTGGTCGCTGTCCTATAGCCACAACCACATGGTCAGCATCAATGGTAAACTCCGAGCCCTCAATGGGCACAGGTTGGCGTCGGCCGGTAGCATCGACCTTCCCCAGTTTCATCCGCTGGCAGCGTATGCCTGTAACCTTGGCCCCATCTCCGATGATTTCAACAGGGACAGTAAGATAATCAATCAGCACGCCTTCTTCAAGAGCTTCCTCGACATGATCTTTTATGGCGGTCATTTCTTCTGACGTACGCCGATAAAGTATTCGCACAGTGCCTTTACTCCGTCTCTTCACTGCCCTTGCTGAATCCACAGCACTGTTGCCACCACCAATTACCACCACATTAGAACCGACAGTAGCACCTACCTTCAAATTGAGCGCAAAGAGCATTGAGATTACGTCGACAACACCTTCGAGGTCTTCACCGGGGATATTCAGTTTATTATTTAAACCAGCACCTATAGCCAAATAAAAAGCCCGGTAACCTTGTTCCCTCAGGTCGGAGAGCGTTATGTCTCGACCTACGATTACACCTGTCTTTATATCCACGCCCATAGCCTTAACTGCCTCTACCTCCCTCTCTCGCACCTCGCGGGGAAGACGGAACCGAGGAATACCTGTAGCCAGCATGCCACCAACCACCGCATGGGACTCAAATATAGTGGGCATATATCCTCGTCTGGCCAGTTCCCAGGCTGCTGCCAGCCCAGATGGCCCGCTGCCAACAATGGCTATTTTTTCTTCTCTGGGTTTGACTTGGCTTCTGCGGTTGTAATTAATGCTGCCAGATGCATTATCCGCAGCATAGCGATGCAGGGCCTGAATGAACACGGGGCTATCGACTTTAGCCCGCTGACAATCATCTTCGCATGGATGACTGCATACCCGTCCGAGTATCCCAGCTAACGGTGCAGCTTCGTTGATGAGATTTAGAGCTTCGTCCGCCTTACCTTTAGCCAAAAGACAGATGAAACCGGGCACATTGATACCGAGGGGACAAGCTGCCCGGCAAGGGGCGGTGTCGTTTTTATCTATGGAGTAAGCTGCCGGTATTGACTGAATCCCTACCAGTGGTGCATGGATAGCGCCGTGTGCAAGGGTCAAACTACCGTGGGAAAACGGTATTTTGACTGGGCATGCTTCCTGACATTGGCCACAACTAGTGCACAATTTCTCATCAACATATCGGGGCAGTTTTTTCACCTTTAGATTAAATTGTCCCCGCTTCTTGGTTACAGCTTCCACACAAGAGTTAGTGTAAAGCTTAACCCCGGGATGAGTGGCTGCCCTGAGTAACAGTGGCCAAATGCGGAATTGTTCATTAGCAGAAGCATCTTGCGAGCGGCTACTTCCATTACCGTCTAAACTCAATGCCTTGGTAGAGACAATGAGGCTAACCTCAGCGCCCATTTGGACTAGATTCAAAGCACACTGGGCTGCACCAACGCTATTACCAATTACTGCAACACCCCTTGCCATCGATACTATGCCTAGCTTTTCTTTCAATGCTTCAGTTTGTATTCATACCCCAGCGTGAAAGCTTTGATGTTAAATTCTCCCGTGCCTTTGGGCACAGTCGCCAGAATTGATTTTTTTAATGCTTCAGAAGAAACTACATCGCTGACTGCTGCGAGGAATCCAAGCATGATGATATTGGCTACTACCACCCTTCCCATCTCGCGGGCGAGATTGGTGGCCGGTATAGAAAGTATCTTAAAGTTCCGGGAGGTGTTTGGTTTTACCATGTCTGGGTCTATAATAACCAGTGCCTCTGGCCCGAGATTTGGCGTGTACTTGTTATAGGCCTCTTGTGACATAATAACCAGCACCTGTGGGCTTGCCACGTATGGATAGCCTACAGGCTCATCAGAGACCACCACTTCAGCACTGCAGGAGCCACCCCGTGCTTCTGGGCCGTAGCTTTGAGTAAGGGTGGCAAATCTCTCTTTCTCGTATAATGAAACCGCCTGCCCCAGAATTTGACCGGCAAGCACTATCCCCTGTCCGCCAGTACCGCTTAATCTTACTTCTATTCTGCTCAAGTCCCTTTCTCCAAGCAATCCCTCCCGAATCATCCGCCTCGCGCCCGCTATCGTTTTTTCGGCTTGCTTGCTCTGCCAAGCATCTGCTGGTAGCAATCCCACAAAGTAGGCCGTTCTATATCAACAAATTTACCTACCACAATGGGGCCATTTAGAGATAGCTCAACGTCTTTTGGGTCAGCCCCATCGCGGATGATACTTCTCTCTTGATAGCTGCGCATTTCATCTAGGCCACGTGGCAATTTATTTTGACGCCCGTAGACAGTAGGGCAGGGGCTGAGCACCTCTATAAAGCTAAAACCTGGTTTGGCCAAAGCTTCAGCGATTGACCTTTCCAGTTCTCGCAAATGCAACACTGTCCATCTGGCAACATATGTAGCACCACTGGCAGCAACCAGGTAAGGCAAGTTAAAAGGATACTCGAAGTTGCCATATGGTGAAGTGGCACTTCGAGCCTCGAGTGGCGTCGTCGGCCCCACCTGGCCACCGGTCATACCGTAATTGAAATTATTTATACAAATGACAGTCATATCGATATTACGGCGGGCAGAATGAATAAGATGGTTACCTCCAATGGCCACAATGTCACCATCTCCTGAAAAGACCACTACATTCAATTCCGGATTTGCCAGTTTGAGGCCGGTAGCGAAGGGGAGAGCCCGACCGTGTGTGGTATGAAAAGAGTCCAGCTTAATGTAGCCGGCTACTCTACCCGAGCAGCCGATTCCGGAAACCACAGATACTTTATCTGGATTCAGCCCAGCACGGTCAATAGCCCTGATAAAACATCCGGTCGCTGGTCCAATGCCACAGCCAGCACACCAAATGTGCGGTATCCTGTCTATTCTCAGATAGCAGTCTATAGGATTTGTATCTACTGTCAGCATCTTCATCATCTGGCTTCCTCTCGTATAGCCTCTAGAATCGTCTCGGGAAGGTGCACGCCGCCACCCATATGGGGCACCAGCCTAGCCTTAGCTTTGCCTGCAGCACACCGCTCCACTTCCCTAACTATTTGCCCATAGTTTATCTCTGGGACGACAAAGGCTTTAACTTTGGGTGCTAGCTTTCTAATGCGGTCTTCAACAAAAGGCCAAACTGTTATCAGCCGTAGCAAGCCAGCCTTTATCCCTTGGTCTCTTGCCTTCTGAACCGCATATCTAGCAATACGGGCGGATATGCCATAGCTAACCACGATGACCTCAGCATCATCAACATTTACCTCTTCATACCTTATTATGTCTTTGGCATTTAGCCGTATTTTATCCACGAGCCGTCGCACCAATCTGTCCTGAGCCTCTGCGGTCATTACCGGATAGCCTCTTTCGTCATGGGTCAGGCCGGTAACATGGAAGCGATACCCCTCACCGGCTATAGCCATCGGAGGCACAAGCCCCTCCTTGGAATCATATGGCAAGTACTCTTCCGGGGCTACCTTAGGGCGTGGTCTGTTGACCAACTCTTTTTGGCTGATCCGTTGCATGACAACCTTTTCACTCATATGACCCACCGCCTCATCAGCCATGAGCAGTACAGGTACCCGGTATTTCTCAGATAAATTAAATGCCGTAATGGTGAAGTCGAACATCTCCTGTGGAGAATCAGGAACAAGAGCGATGATTTCGTAGTGTCCGTGAGCACCCCACCTGGCCTGCATCATGTCCCCCTGTGCGACAAGGGTAGGTAATCCCGTAGACGGGCCTGCTCTCTGAACATTGACTACGACACAGGGCGTTTCCAGCATCACACCTAGGCCCAAATTCTCCATCATCAAGCTGAATCCCGGGCCTGAGGTAGCAGTCATCGCCTTTACTCCCCCCCAGGAAGCCCCAAGCACGGCGTTCATGGAAGCTATCTCATCTTCCATCTGCATGAAGACACCGCCTACCTGAGGAAGCCGTTCGCTCATCCTCTCGGCCACCTCGGTTGCCGGTGTGATAGGATAGCCGGCAAAAAAACGGCAACCGGCACTTATAGCCCCTTCGGCGCAAGCCAAATCGCCATTCATGAAGAATTCACCGCAGAGTACATTCTCCTTAGGCATGTGTTGCCTACACTTCTTTTTCTTCTTTCTCTTCCGTAGTTGGGTAAATCCCGAACTCGGGACATATTGCCTCGCAGAGACCGCAACCCAGGCATTTACTCTCGTCGACCACCTTGACCATGTCATAGCCCTTGGGACTGAGCTCATCAGTCATCTTCAAGACTCCGCGAGGACAAAATTCCGCGCAATAGCCACATCCTTTGCATCTGTCTATGTCAATGTGCACCTTGACTGGCCTAGGGGCCTTATCGGCTATATCGAAAGGCTTTCTCCACAATTTCATATCAGCACCGCTTGTAACTGTTATCTGGGGGTAGTATCCGCCCAGTTATAAAGAAATAACAGCCAGCACCGCTGGCCATAACCACGTTAAGAAAAAAGTATAGCAAATCTGTATCTACTTAACAAATAGTTGAGATTCAGCGATATTAAAGCTAAAATTCAGACAATGCGTAAGCTTTTTCTATTAGCTTTGTTATTACTTGCGCCTATGATAAGCTGCGCTCGAGAGTCTGAGCCTGTCCTTATACCACCTCCCACAGCGGATTTTGCCGCCAGTCCGGAAGAGGGGCTAGCTCCTTTGGCAGTTACCTTTACTGACTTATCAACAGGTGATGTTACCCGCCGGCATTGGGACTTCGGCGATAGGCAGTTCAGCAATGGGGCGGGGCCTAGCCATACTTATACTACAGCCGGAAACTACACCGTTTCGCTGGCAATAATGGGGCCAGGGGGAAGTGACGTAGAAACAAAAGTCGAATACATAAAAGTGGGCAGTGGGGTCATAAGCTGGAAGGAAGCAGGCAGCTATATCGGTCAGCACAGAGTGGTCGAGGGAATAGTCGCTGGAACTTATTATGCAGCGGACACAAAAAGCCAGCTTACCTTCCTCGATTTCCATAAGCCTTATCAGGGCTATTTCAAATGCATAATTTGGGGTCGTGACAGGGGGAAGTTCGTAAAAGAGTTCCCACCTAATCCCGAAACTTACTTCTTAAATAAGCGTGTTCAGGTCACCGGCTTAATCGAAGAATATCCCAAAGGCTCAGGTGTCCCGGAGATAGTCCTCAGAGACCCATCTCAGATCAAGGTCGTCGTAGAACAGCTTACTCCATGAGCAGGCCGATTAGAAGGCAGAGCTCTATACCCAGTTACTCCCACCAAAATTACGTCCACTTGTGCCATGAGGCTGTAATTAGCCTGTAGCAAGATGCAATCTTAAGTACTAAAGTCCTAGCTATTTACCTAACTGATTAATTGATGTAAAGCAGCGCTCTAACGTATACTATTTGTAAGAACAACGTGGAATGAAGGTTATTTTACGAACAAAGATAACAAGCTATTATGAAAAACGCAGCTATTAGGTGCTTAATCTCATTTGCAGTGCTGCTCTTGTTAACACTCACTTTGGTTGTGGCTTGCGCTCAGCCAGTGCCAGCTCCGTCATCTCCTGCACCACCCCAAGTACAACCACCAACTACTACTGAAAATAAGCCGCCAGAAGAAACGCCTCCGTTCAACGAAGCCACTAATGAACATGGAGAGGAATGGCGCACAATTGAGACTTTCAGCGGCAAGGGAAACTACACTACACCTACATTCCATATAGATGGCACAGAATGGCGCATCACCTGGGCAATAGATGCTGAAGACCCTGGAACAGCCATCTTTAAACTGGTTATTTACCAAAAAGATGCGCCCTATGCGATATGGCAGACCGTTTCCAACCCAGGTAGCAGTAGCAGCGAAGTCAATTATTTTTTATCTCCGGAAGATAAACGCGATTTCTTCATTAATGTCACAGCTCAGAATCTGCGCTCCTGGACTGTTATAATAGAAGACAACGCCCTTACGGCACCCTCTTCCCCTGTCCAAATAACTTATATTCGTTACAAGGGTATGGTGTATCCACGAGATTCGGCAAAAGGCATATGCTACGAAAGGGTCGAGCCTGATGAATATGTGGTTATCAAAAACATCAGCGAGTGCTATGTGGATATTAGTGGCTGGGTACTAAAGAACAGGAACAAGATATATCCCTCGTTCACTTTCCCGTCCTGCGTACTGATCCCGGGGGAAATCATACGAGTTTATACAGACGAGTTCAATCCCGAAACTGGAGGTTTTAGTTTTTACTATGGCCCTGGCGATATCTGGAGTAACAATAAGCCCGATATAGCTGTTTTGTACGATGCCCAAGGCAATGAGGTCTCCAGAAAAAGCTACACGGTCCCCACAAAAATAAATGAGGCCAGCCAGTGAACAGCGAAGTAAATTGGGATAGGACGATGTTCAAGAAAACTCTTTTTATTTTCTCATTAAGCCTGCTTCTGGCAATACTAGTAATGCAGATTCAAGCCTTCTACATGCCGGCACTTGCCGAAGAGCCTAAACCAGAATGCTGGGCCGCTATCATAGGTGTAACAGAGTACCGATGTCCATTCTGTGTATTTGACAAGGAATGGAACGTATATCCAGTAGGAGTAAAACATCCTGATGACGATGCACGAGACTTGGCCGCTCAATTATCCCCTATCATTGGTAAAGACCACATTAAGCTATTGCTAAATAGTGAGGCAACTAATGTGGGCATCTATTATGCAATCCAGTGGCTGGCTGAAAGGTCCGGTGCTGATGACACCGCGTTGTTTTATTTCTGTGGACACAGTGCTCCCCAAAATCTAGGGTCCTACGATTATTTCATTTCAGATTGGCAACTAGCTAACTGGCTAGACAAACTAAATTCACAAAAGGTCGTCGTCATCTTGGACACTTGCTATGCTGGCTCCTTCAGCAAGGAACTTGGCCGGAATGGCCGAGTAGTCCTGATGGGCTGTCAACCAACTGAAAGCTCTCTCGAAGACCGTGAGCTTGAGCACGGTGTTTTCACACACTACATCCTGCAAACGTTCAGTAATTTCGATGCCGCCGACACGAACCGCGATTATGAACTCTCTGCTGAGGAGATATTTGAGTATGCCAATCCTAAGACCATAGAAGAAATTGTATCACCTTTTGCTAATCTGCCAGCTTTCTCAAAGGGAAATGTGCAACACCCTGCACTTTACACACCCCCTTATCGCTCTGGTCAAATCAATCTGTTTATGAATGTCATCTTCCATACCGACGCTAACTTTCCATCTGACGCCACAGTCTTAACCGCAGACGGGGAACCATACTTAATAGGAGAGTTGCCCACGTCGTTCACTTGGCTATCCGGCTCAGCCCATCGCTTCGATATTCCCCTACAAGTGAGCACCACGGAGGGAACGAGGCTCATGTTCACCTCGTGGAATGATGGCGATAAATCCATTTCGAGAACGATTTCACAAGGCGGCGAATACACGGCCAATTACAAAACTCAGTATACGCTCGAACTCGAATCACCCTACGGTAGCCCTAAGGGGGAGGGCTGGTATGATTCAGGCTCAAGAGCTACCATCTCAACAAGTTCTACCGAAGGAAAGATAATCCAGCATATCTTCACCGGCTGGAGCGGAGATTTTACCGGACAAGAAGCTACCGCATTGGTGACCATGGATAAGCCAAAAACGATCAAAGCTAACTGGAAAACTGATTACCTGAGGCTCTACTTACTCATATTCGGCCTCATAGCCCTGACTGGAATCACCGCAACCATTATGGTATATATACACAATAAAAAGAAATCACTCTAGGAGTCCGTCATCTATTCAGCACCATCATCAGCGCGTGTTTCACTTCTATACATTGGATTGGCACTTTTGCTGGCCAGTCTGATTATGGCGTGCGGACTAACGAAGCCAACCCCACCGGCTTCCAAGCCCAAGACGCAACCACCCACCAATACTGAAAATCAAACGCCGACAGAAACATCCCCACCTGAAGAGACCAAAAATGAAGCCGAATGGAGCACCATTCAGACTTTTACTGGCAAAGATAGTAAGGATACAACCCCATTTCACGTTTCTGGCACAGAATGGCGCATTATCTGGGCAGCAAATGCTGAGCGCCCTGAATACGCCGTTTTCGACATCCTTGTATATCCACAGGACAAACCAGGCGTGCTTACGAAGAGGATTTCATACTCAAAAGGTACTTCTAGCGACACTGCCTACATCTATGAAGGCGGCCGTGACTACTATTTGAAAGTTACTGCAGCCAATTTGAGTAGTTGGACTATAACAGTGGAAGAACCAGCGTCAGACTACACAAACCAGAAGTTGACCTCCCCTGTGCAGATAACTAAGATCAACTACAAAGGCCAGGATTATATCAAGAGCCATGAAGCGGGATATGACATAATTGAATTCGATGAATATGTAGAAATCAAAAACCTGAGCGATTCTCGGCAGAATATAGCCGGGTGGGTGCTGAAGAATCTAACAAAGGGGGGACCTGCGTTTGTCTTCCCCACCTTCATGCCGTGCTCATGTCAATGGTACGGCAACTTTGAAGATTGTATTAAATACTGCTCTCCCCCACGCCCATGTGCCATAGACCCCCATAGGAGCATTCGAGTTTATACTGGCGAAATCCATCATGAATCGGGAGGTTTCTGCTTCTGCTTGTTCCCAGGCGATATCTGGAACAACGAGATACCTGATACAGCCGTTCTATATAATCTTGAAGGTCAGGAGGTATCCAGAAAAAGCTATATAATAACAGCTAAGAACAGTGTTACCTCAGGTGAGTAGCTTGGTCAGTTCGGATAAGGCACCAAACAAAATTAGCCTGAAGGTCAATGCGGCTCACTTTATAATCCTAAAAATTGACGGTTTGACTATTGCTTTCTCCAAACCATCAGATGTATAATCATGATAATACAATGTGGCAATGGAAACAGACAGGCAGCTGAGGTTTGGAGCAGGAACAGAAATAGGTAGGGAAGTAAAGTATGCAACAAAGGTGTCCTAATTGTGGTTCGCCAATTGCGCCGGGTCAGCGATTTTGTGGTGGCTGTGGTGCTCAGTTAAGCCTCGCTTGCCCCTATTGCAGGATCACGGTCAGCCCTGGAACTAAGTTTTGCCCGAGCTGTGGTGCCTCATTAGGCGGAGGCACGCCCCAGCAACCGGGATGGGGACCACAGCCAGGTGGAATGCCACCGCAACAACCAGGTTGGGGACCACAGCCAGGTGGAATGCCACCGCAACAACCAGGTTGGGGACCACAGCCAGGATGGGGACAGCAACAAGCATGGGCACCACCAGCGCCAAAGAGGCAATCATCGTCATCGTCGAGACCGTTTCTAGTGCTATTGTTATTTGTCCTCCTTATCGGCCTTGGAGCTCTCACTTATTTGTACACACCAATCGGTGATACAATAAAAGACCTACTCCAATCTTACACTGGTGGCACCACCACAACGCCTACCGTAGATACCACAAAGCCAGTATTATCAGATTACAATGCAAATGTAGGCCCAACCAGTGCTGCTATCACCTGGAAAACTGATGAGTTCTCTAGCACCCAGGTTGAGTATGGTGAGACCGTGGCTTATGGTTCAGTTATGCCAGCCATACCAGATCACGACCCAACTGGTGGCCAGTCGCTCGGAGTTGTCGACCATGCTGTAACTTTGACCGGCCTTAAGCCAAACACTATTTACCATTATAGAGTCAAGTCCAAAAACGCGGCCAACCTTGAAGCAGTATCAGCCGATCAGACTTTTACCACCACTACTGCGTCCGAAGAGTAGCTTTAGCTTCATTTACACCTAACCCCAGGTTAAGCTTTAGC
This window of the Chloroflexota bacterium genome carries:
- a CDS encoding 2-oxoacid:acceptor oxidoreductase subunit alpha, producing the protein MPKENVLCGEFFMNGDLACAEGAISAGCRFFAGYPITPATEVAERMSERLPQVGGVFMQMEDEIASMNAVLGASWGGVKAMTATSGPGFSLMMENLGLGVMLETPCVVVNVQRAGPSTGLPTLVAQGDMMQARWGAHGHYEIIALVPDSPQEMFDFTITAFNLSEKYRVPVLLMADEAVGHMSEKVVMQRISQKELVNRPRPKVAPEEYLPYDSKEGLVPPMAIAGEGYRFHVTGLTHDERGYPVMTAEAQDRLVRRLVDKIRLNAKDIIRYEEVNVDDAEVIVVSYGISARIARYAVQKARDQGIKAGLLRLITVWPFVEDRIRKLAPKVKAFVVPEINYGQIVREVERCAAGKAKARLVPHMGGGVHLPETILEAIREEAR
- a CDS encoding 4Fe-4S dicluster domain-containing protein codes for the protein MKLWRKPFDIADKAPRPVKVHIDIDRCKGCGYCAEFCPRGVLKMTDELSPKGYDMVKVVDESKCLGCGLCEAICPEFGIYPTTEEKEEKEV
- a CDS encoding PKD domain-containing protein, coding for MRKLFLLALLLLAPMISCARESEPVLIPPPTADFAASPEEGLAPLAVTFTDLSTGDVTRRHWDFGDRQFSNGAGPSHTYTTAGNYTVSLAIMGPGGSDVETKVEYIKVGSGVISWKEAGSYIGQHRVVEGIVAGTYYAADTKSQLTFLDFHKPYQGYFKCIIWGRDRGKFVKEFPPNPETYFLNKRVQVTGLIEEYPKGSGVPEIVLRDPSQIKVVVEQLTP
- a CDS encoding lamin tail domain-containing protein, translated to MVYPRDSAKGICYERVEPDEYVVIKNISECYVDISGWVLKNRNKIYPSFTFPSCVLIPGEIIRVYTDEFNPETGGFSFYYGPGDIWSNNKPDIAVLYDAQGNEVSRKSYTVPTKINEASQ
- a CDS encoding lamin tail domain-containing protein; this encodes MACGLTKPTPPASKPKTQPPTNTENQTPTETSPPEETKNEAEWSTIQTFTGKDSKDTTPFHVSGTEWRIIWAANAERPEYAVFDILVYPQDKPGVLTKRISYSKGTSSDTAYIYEGGRDYYLKVTAANLSSWTITVEEPASDYTNQKLTSPVQITKINYKGQDYIKSHEAGYDIIEFDEYVEIKNLSDSRQNIAGWVLKNLTKGGPAFVFPTFMPCSCQWYGNFEDCIKYCSPPRPCAIDPHRSIRVYTGEIHHESGGFCFCLFPGDIWNNEIPDTAVLYNLEGQEVSRKSYIITAKNSVTSGE
- a CDS encoding zinc-ribbon domain-containing protein — encoded protein: MQQRCPNCGSPIAPGQRFCGGCGAQLSLACPYCRITVSPGTKFCPSCGASLGGGTPQQPGWGPQPGGMPPQQPGWGPQPGGMPPQQPGWGPQPGWGQQQAWAPPAPKRQSSSSSRPFLVLLLFVLLIGLGALTYLYTPIGDTIKDLLQSYTGGTTTTPTVDTTKPVLSDYNANVGPTSAAITWKTDEFSSTQVEYGETVAYGSVMPAIPDHDPTGGQSLGVVDHAVTLTGLKPNTIYHYRVKSKNAANLEAVSADQTFTTTTASEE